From the Chiroxiphia lanceolata isolate bChiLan1 chromosome 6, bChiLan1.pri, whole genome shotgun sequence genome, the window CGTGCGCGTCGAGTACCGCTGCCCCGAGTGCCACAAGATCTTCAGTTGCCCCGCCAACCTGGCATCTCACCGCCGCTGGCACAAGCCGCGTCCCGGCCCCAGCGCCGAcggcgccgccgcctccccgccgGGCAAGGAGAACAGCCCCGAGCGGCGActccgcggccccgccgcgcccccgccaCAGCCCCCGCCGCCGACCCGTCAGCACCGCGGAGGCGCGGACAGCGCCGGCGGCGCCccggccgcccccggccccggccccggcctcGGCCCCGCTCACAGCGGCGCTCCCGGCCCCGGCGGGGAGGCGTTCgcctgcccctgctgccagAAGCGCTTCCGGCGGCAGGCTTACCTCCGCAAGCACCTGGGCACCCACGGGGCAGCGCGGCCGGCCGCCTTCGGCCCGCCGGAGCGCGGGCCCCTCGCCTTCGCCTGCCACCTCTGCGGCGCCCGGTTCCCCTCGGCGGATATCAGGGACAAGCATCGGCTGTGGCACGCCGTgcgggaggagctgctgctgccgccgccgccgcccgccagCGTTCCCGagggcggcgcggcgggcggcgaGCGGCAGGGCTTCCCCTGCAAGCACTGCCCCGCCACCTTCTTCAGCGCACCCGGGCTGGCGCGGCACGCCAGCAAGTGCCACCCGCCGGAGAgcaggcaggtcctgctgctccaggtgccCGTCCGGCCGGGCTGCTAGGCCCGCGGCTGCCTCGGTGGGACTGCTCCGAGGGCCCGGGCTAGCCGAGCGGGTCCTGGCCACGCTGTAATTCCTATGGAAAGTCGCGGCTCTCACGGTTATGACGGCGGAGAAAGCCGCCCGCGGACTCCCGCCCGCCGCCTCTCCGGCCGGTGGGTAGCGATGCGCGCCCCGCACGGGCACGGCAGCGGGCTCAGCCTACGAGCGGCACCGCCGCCGCTCCACGGGGCCGGCCAGCAGCACTCACACCGAGCCCCGCACGGGAGGGAGGGCCGCGCAGACCCCCAGCTGCCGGGGCGGCTGAAGGACTCGGGGCGGCTGTGGGCACGATCCCGGGTGAAGAGTCCTGCCAGCGTCTGCCGGGAGTCGCGCAATGCCCGGGCGCCGGGTACGGGCCCACCGCTGGTATATCTTCCGTGGCGACTCTCGGATAGAAAGTACAGCTGTATATACGGTATTTAAAGAGAGGAATTATTTTTCGTGAGAAAAGGAGCCTGATCTAGTGACCTTGTTTTAATAGCCTTAGCCCCTGAGCTTCAACACTTAAGTTATGGTgaggtgttttgtttgctgtacTCTGTACTAAGATAGCCGAGAAAGTAAATGTTCATATTAAGTCAATGTCAAGTCATATAATAGCTAGTATGGGAAACTAATTGTGCTGTCTGCTTAATTGAAATACAAGGTGTTGATCTATGTATGCATCTCCTGCTTACTCTGTGTCTCTGTACTCTAGCGACTGTGTAGTAGGCAAAACACGTCTCTGGCAGTTGCCCATTCCAAAACCTGCTCTGTTAGTGGTTTGTTAGTGCAGCACAGACAGTAGCCAGGAGCGCAGTTCAGTGTCACCTGGCTGGGCAGTGTGTGGCCCTGCCAGGCCCTGCATCGTAGGCAGGTAGAAAGGACCCCGTCTGCAGCTGGCCTTTTCAGGAGGCCTCCGACCCCTCTCCACTGTGAGCTGCGCATTTGATGTGAGTTCCTCCAAGTCTTGTGAACAGCTGAAATTAGGACATGAAACAGTCTTTAGACGTTTTGCTAAAGTGCAGATGACAGGCTACCTTCCTTCTCCCTAACAACACCTACTTTTAGCAAAGCATCCTGTGGTGTGTTCCCTGGCTTTGACAGTGCTCTGGCcaaatgctttgaaatgctGTTGAATTTACCAGCTACTGACATTTcagacatatttatttatttatttatttatttacttatttaatttttcagtttgagtGCTTGTTTCTAAATGTTATAGCAGATGAGGCTAAAAACAAGGGCAAAACAATtcaataaaagattttaaatgtaGCTCACACCTTTTTTCAATTCAGCAGGGCAAAGTGGGTCAGCTGGTGATTTCTGAAGAACCAAACTGATACCAGTTGTAGTCTTTGTTCTAACACTCTCTCTGAAATAAagcatgtaaaatatttcaatctCTTGTTAGCATCCTCTAAAGCCattatttctgtcattttacattttgcttcacacaaaaaaagattCAGATGTATCATGCCCAAAGGCTGCAAGCAAGTGAtaaatgctttgttttaaatgcgCTTCACAGACTTTTGTCATTTTAGTGCCAGGACCTGGacaaatgaattaaaacaatATAACCTAATATAGCCAAGATTTGCTCTCTGACAGAGGAGGCTAAA encodes:
- the INSM2 gene encoding insulinoma-associated protein 2, with amino-acid sequence MPRGFLVKRSRRPGGSYRARPREQDPDRDPPPAPPPPPPPPPPPTAGDSPTARQGAEEEEEEGEEEEGAAAAACPATWPPGGGCSGPGVTQPEGPAAWGATGPCSVAGPRAALFERCLSSPASAESFPLAASFPPAEKLLLQPRTPLPAPPPPPVPALKRPSRAKTPAKKGKATRKLSFADEVTTSPVLGLRIKEEGPEGRPGPPAGRTPLGEFICQLCKEQYADPLALAQHRCSRIVRVEYRCPECHKIFSCPANLASHRRWHKPRPGPSADGAAASPPGKENSPERRLRGPAAPPPQPPPPTRQHRGGADSAGGAPAAPGPGPGLGPAHSGAPGPGGEAFACPCCQKRFRRQAYLRKHLGTHGAARPAAFGPPERGPLAFACHLCGARFPSADIRDKHRLWHAVREELLLPPPPPASVPEGGAAGGERQGFPCKHCPATFFSAPGLARHASKCHPPESRQVLLLQVPVRPGC